A stretch of Paenibacillus mucilaginosus 3016 DNA encodes these proteins:
- a CDS encoding response regulator yields MHAGYTARRAKAPAACEVLIVEDDNISRRVLHTILAQLGFGHIDMEDNGEAAVSAAAAKRYDLIFMDLRLPVLDGLSAARRIMADCEGQRPVMIAVTTNTLPEIKQQCMAAGMADYIIKPYYKATLVEVLDHYFPVVL; encoded by the coding sequence ATGCATGCAGGCTACACCGCGCGTCGTGCCAAAGCTCCGGCAGCGTGCGAGGTACTGATCGTAGAGGATGACAACATCAGCCGGCGGGTGCTTCATACCATACTGGCCCAGCTGGGCTTTGGCCATATCGACATGGAGGATAACGGAGAGGCTGCCGTATCCGCCGCAGCTGCGAAGCGCTACGACCTGATATTCATGGATCTGCGGCTGCCCGTTCTCGACGGGCTCTCGGCCGCCCGGCGGATTATGGCGGACTGCGAAGGCCAGCGGCCTGTGATGATCGCCGTGACGACGAATACGCTGCCCGAGATCAAGCAGCAGTGTATGGCGGCGGGCATGGCGGATTACATTATCAAACCTTACTACAAAGCTACGCTTGTGGAAGTGCTCGATCACTATTTTCCGGTCGTCTTGTAA
- a CDS encoding cobalamin-dependent protein (Presence of a B(12) (cobalamin)-binding domain implies dependence on cobalamin itself, in one of its several forms, or in some unusual lineages, dependence on a cobalamin-like analog.), protein MPAHTEAGVLLLDMAEQLADQVTERQYSLQPDLIQRFGPAGRERTKQDTVFSLKYLAESLMMDSPSLFVHYITWLKALLEGYKVGVKEIEVNLACLREEVCLSIGGEHQEHVTRFLDIGLHQLALPADVPPFIAADAPYGAEAAEYLRILLEGRRQEASRLIMELVEAQTPLADIYLHIFQPVQYEIGRLWQTGGINVAQEHYCTAATQLIMSQLYPYLFGSERKDRRLVATCVGDEIHEVGLRMVADLFEAEGWDTYYLGANVPARSIIQTVISQQAHMVAISATMTYHVHLVKKLIEQIRASEGCRGVKIIVGGLPFNIDPQLWIQVGADGCSRNAGEAVRMAAGLLREIPAS, encoded by the coding sequence ATGCCAGCCCATACGGAGGCGGGAGTGCTGCTGCTTGATATGGCGGAGCAGCTCGCAGACCAAGTGACGGAGAGACAGTACAGCCTGCAGCCGGATCTCATCCAGAGGTTCGGACCTGCGGGCCGGGAGCGGACGAAGCAGGACACGGTGTTCAGCCTCAAATATTTGGCGGAGAGTCTTATGATGGACAGTCCCTCGTTGTTCGTGCACTACATCACCTGGCTGAAAGCGCTTCTCGAGGGGTACAAGGTCGGCGTGAAGGAGATCGAGGTGAATCTCGCCTGTCTCCGGGAAGAGGTGTGCCTCTCGATCGGAGGAGAGCATCAGGAGCATGTCACCCGGTTCCTCGACATCGGTCTGCATCAGCTTGCACTGCCGGCCGACGTGCCTCCGTTCATCGCGGCGGATGCGCCTTACGGGGCCGAGGCGGCCGAATATCTGCGCATTCTGCTGGAGGGCAGGCGCCAGGAGGCGAGCCGGCTCATCATGGAGCTGGTGGAGGCGCAGACGCCGCTGGCGGACATCTATCTGCACATCTTCCAGCCGGTGCAGTACGAGATCGGCAGGCTTTGGCAGACGGGCGGAATCAATGTGGCCCAGGAGCATTACTGCACGGCGGCCACGCAGCTCATCATGTCGCAGCTGTACCCGTATCTGTTCGGCTCCGAACGCAAGGACCGCAGGCTTGTGGCCACCTGTGTCGGCGACGAGATCCACGAGGTGGGCCTGCGGATGGTAGCCGATCTTTTCGAGGCCGAAGGCTGGGATACGTATTACCTCGGCGCGAACGTGCCGGCCCGCAGCATTATCCAGACCGTGATCTCGCAGCAGGCCCATATGGTGGCCATCTCGGCGACGATGACGTACCATGTCCATCTGGTGAAAAAGCTGATCGAACAGATCCGGGCCTCCGAAGGGTGCCGGGGGGTCAAGATCATTGTCGGCGGCCTGCCGTTCAACATCGATCCGCAGCTGTGGATCCAGGTAGGCGCGGACGGCTGCAGCCGCAATGCGGGCGAAGCGGTGCGTATGGCGGCCGGGCTGCTCCGGGAGATCCCCGCATCCTAA
- a CDS encoding ATP-binding protein, with product MTTIGEPEEAQRLRETIARLSDELIRSKQREDAALTEFSVMNNELITLQRLLAKTNAQLKTAKEEAERANAAKSDLLAMISHEIRTPLSGIMGMSELLGLSGKAAEARQELALIRSSAALLLTIAHDLLDLSRMEAGKLTLVSRPFRLREVLLHVVELLTPSAVSNGTALLQQVEERIAPVLVGDADRIRQVLINLAGNAIKFTPGGTVTIRVDLLGGGAGEQRIAMEIRDTGRGIPQEKLSELFQPYYQAHDASSADMPKGTGLGLSITKRIVELMGGTIAVQSVLGEGSTFRVELPLPVGENSGRADEPDSGPADLPQRAAVKREIAVLLAEDDAISRQVILMQLQKLGLSRITTAGSGTEAVEACARGTFDIILMDHHMPGMNGSEAVRAIRLQEAAAGRPRIPILSLSGSTLGRAGESRVLGSELDDALMKPFTLKALREALEKWVPAFRPEPQPELLEQEVLAELLELDPSRALLRQLVADYLADTPGRLQRLKEAADRGSHEEIARLAHSLKSGSVTLGLRPLSDLLHTLEEEAREGQPSGKLACLVSGVLAEYERADTVLRQLV from the coding sequence ATGACAACCATCGGCGAACCGGAAGAAGCGCAGCGGCTGAGAGAGACGATCGCCCGGCTGTCGGACGAGCTTATCCGTTCCAAGCAGAGGGAGGATGCGGCCCTGACGGAATTCTCCGTGATGAACAACGAGCTCATCACACTGCAGCGCCTGCTTGCCAAGACGAATGCCCAGCTGAAGACGGCCAAGGAAGAGGCCGAGCGGGCGAATGCGGCCAAGAGCGATCTGCTCGCGATGATCTCCCATGAGATCCGAACGCCCCTGAGCGGGATCATGGGAATGTCGGAGCTGCTAGGGCTCTCCGGCAAAGCGGCCGAAGCCCGGCAGGAGCTGGCGCTGATCCGCTCCTCGGCGGCCCTGCTGCTCACCATCGCCCATGACCTGCTTGATCTTTCGCGGATGGAGGCGGGCAAGCTGACCCTGGTGTCCCGCCCGTTCCGCCTGCGTGAGGTGCTCCTCCATGTCGTGGAGCTCCTGACCCCGTCCGCCGTCTCCAACGGAACGGCGCTGCTCCAGCAGGTGGAGGAGCGCATCGCGCCCGTGCTGGTCGGCGATGCCGACCGGATCCGCCAGGTGCTGATCAACCTGGCGGGCAACGCCATCAAATTCACGCCGGGCGGCACGGTGACCATCCGGGTGGACCTGCTGGGCGGAGGTGCCGGAGAGCAGCGGATTGCTATGGAGATCCGGGATACGGGCCGGGGCATCCCGCAGGAGAAGCTGTCGGAGCTGTTCCAGCCGTACTACCAGGCGCATGACGCTTCCTCGGCCGACATGCCGAAGGGCACCGGACTCGGCCTGTCGATCACCAAGCGGATCGTGGAGCTCATGGGCGGCACCATTGCCGTACAGAGTGTGCTTGGAGAAGGCTCCACCTTCCGGGTGGAGCTGCCGCTGCCGGTCGGGGAGAACAGCGGGAGGGCGGACGAGCCGGATTCCGGTCCGGCCGATCTCCCGCAGCGTGCGGCCGTCAAGCGGGAGATCGCCGTCCTGCTGGCGGAAGACGATGCGATCTCCCGCCAGGTCATTCTGATGCAGCTTCAGAAGCTGGGCCTCAGCCGCATCACGACCGCAGGCAGCGGGACGGAGGCGGTCGAGGCATGTGCCCGCGGAACGTTCGACATCATTCTGATGGATCATCACATGCCGGGAATGAACGGCAGCGAAGCGGTTCGCGCCATCCGGCTTCAGGAGGCCGCCGCCGGGCGGCCGCGCATTCCGATTCTGTCGCTCTCGGGGTCCACGCTCGGCAGGGCCGGTGAGAGCCGCGTCCTCGGTTCCGAGCTCGACGACGCCCTGATGAAGCCGTTCACCCTGAAGGCGCTGAGAGAGGCACTCGAGAAGTGGGTCCCGGCATTCCGTCCGGAGCCTCAACCGGAGCTCCTCGAGCAGGAGGTGCTGGCGGAACTGCTCGAGCTCGATCCGTCCCGTGCCCTGCTGCGGCAGCTTGTGGCGGATTACCTGGCGGATACCCCGGGACGTCTGCAGCGGCTGAAGGAAGCGGCGGACCGCGGCAGCCATGAAGAGATTGCCAGGCTGGCCCACAGCCTCAAGTCCGGAAGCGTCACCCTGGGGCTTCGCCCGTTGTCCGACCTGCTGCACACGCTGGAGGAAGAGGCACGGGAGGGCCAGCCGTCAGGGAAGCTGGCCTGCCTCGTCAGCGGGGTCCTCGCCGAGTACGAGCGGGCGGACACGGTGCTGCGGCAGCTGGTTTGA